TTTTTTGACAAGACATCTCACTGTTGCTTGTCAGTAAAAatgattatattttaaaatacctAATTATTGAGTGGACTTTTGCGTGACGTTCTTTCCATTCATGAGGCGGATCGGGGCCACCGTTCAGGCAATCCTCGGTTTTATTGGACAGCAAACGCTTATGACATGACGTCTGTGTTCGGAAAGATAATTGTTCTGTAATCTGCTGCTGTTTGTCCACGTCACAGTAACGACCAACTGTAATTACAAATGTAGCTATAACCTGTGTCTATAGCAGGGCTTTGACTCAAATGCATGCGGCAATTTAATCGTTGTGTTAATAGACAAGGAGTTGATCCACATGTGAGGCAACAGCTGGATTCTTCAGGGAGTCTCGGTGCATCCCCTCTGTCCCTGCAGAGTCAGACCCAGGTGCATCCCGGTCAGAGTGTTGATCCCTATTTGATTATTCCACACACATCCTGTCACATTGTCAAGACTGACGCACGAGGTGAACTCCTATACAGTTTATGGCTCCTCGATTATTGGAACACATttaatcataatcacgattattttgatcaaacaGATTTTAATCTTCAGCTATGGGGGAGTTGGGGATGcttggcttgaaaaaaaaatggacttgGGGAACTGAGTCACTGGCTGCCTGTGGGTCGACTCGTGCATCATAGTGCATGTAGCCTGTTCATAGAGCCGGTTAATTAACCCGACGGGTCACTGAACTGAGACTCGAGTGCCACACGTCAAAGAACTGACTCTCTCCTGAGTACTTCATTAACGCCTCCTCTGGAGTGGTGCTAGAATCTATCGGGATCTGGGCACAAAGAGTTGTTGAAGAGTTTTGGAGATCCGGGCTACTGAACGAGGCCGAATGGAACCACTCGAGTCTTACGGCATCTACTCGACTCACCTCGACTCGAAAAACTACGAAacaagtccctggtacctgctaacaggtactttttataggactacctcagtcgaggttccaagcgagttGAGgagataccaaaaggtgacgtgaaaccTGCTGTTCAGTAGAAACTACTTGGCCTTCTGGCCGTGGCAACACGCCGAGAACCAAAAACACCCGGGTGTGTGTCGCGTTCGGTCACGACAGTTTCCTGCGGTGTccctatgacgaccagccacgctcgccacgtgcatgaggcggtactaatctgccaTAGAGAAAGAGggacggggcaccgcggtcTAGTCCACCAGAGCCAAGGCGAACTGAGGTGGTTAATGTAATCAAGCGGCGTCTTGGTTCTCGGCAGGTTGGAGGTCTTAACGAAGCCTTGTCTCTGTTGCATCTTAGAGGATTGTGTTCATGGCAAATCACTCATGGGGAAGTACTTCACGTACAAATACACGTCCTGCTACCTTGGTACCAGTGTTGAGTTAGATGTTGTAAATGTTGCAGGCTGCATGGCAGCAGGGCTGTCTCGAGGAGACCCCGACCCAGGCTACTGGAAAAAGACTTGAATCTGTGGAATCAACCGGGGGTCTTACTGCACATGCATCTTGGATGAGTGTGTGCTTAGATGTGTACCCTGTTATCGTAGTAGTTAAATGTTTGTTACATGGTAGGTAGACTGTGACGAAGAGACCACCACCAGGTCCGAGACCATAACCACGCCTAATACAGGAGTCTGTGTAATCAGACGGGACGGCCGTCTAGGTTCTTCGCAAGTTTGATCCCAGAAGCCTTTGTGTTGTGgaattttatattaatatattatataatattctctgggataggagaaaaaaaaaacactctggtttattggcatctctttaaaccaatcacaacactcttgggcggggctaaactCCAGACTCCAGACCCAGTATTAAATGAAGATAACTGTTGACGCAGTGCAATAATATAAGCTATTAAAAGGTggaaaacattgttaaaaaacttgaattgaaattaaaagcCCCCCCTATAACACTATAAATGTTACTCATGCTGTGTAGTTGATATGAGTGGATATTGTAGGGAATACCAAGAAAATACATTATCTTTTAACATGATGTTGAATATGTTGTATGTGTAGTATTTGTAATTTGTTAGAGTGATTTAAATAATCCCTTAGTAAACAAGATATAACACCCACAAGCAGGGTTGAATAATTACCCCAGTATTACAAAGACACGCAGAAGACGGAGGGACGCGGAGAAGCATGGTCTGCTGATCAGCAAACTGTATGCAAACTATGCATATATGTATGAAACCATGCCAAAAACCTGCAGATTAAAGCATGCTCACACAGAGTGTGTAAAGGAGTCCCGATGGTTGTCTGGATCCTCTTTAAGTTGGGGTTAAAGAATTACTCTCGGCAGTATTGTTTTGTCTCTGAGAATgggacattttatttgttttcccatGCCAGCCTTGAATCATTGGGCAACTTTATCTACTGGTAAATAATCAGTGGATAATAGTGAGAGGTTTCATAACCCAGGCCAAGAATCCCTGAAACACTGGAAAGGAAACTGGAACCCATGTTGCTCAAGAACCTCTGACCTGACCTGAGAGATCTGGGTTGGACACGCTGGTGTTGGTTGACCAATTTCTTCACGCTTCCAAAACTCTTTATTCAAGTTCAGAGCGTTATACATCCCTATGTGTATGTGTCCCTATGTGGGGCTTAACCAAGATGGTGGATTTCAGAGACTGAAACATGGGTCAGCTTTAAATAGAGCAGAAGTGTTGCAGCCTGGAGATGAAATGAGATGGTTGAGACTGAAGATCCTTTGGTTAAATGGAATTGTGCCTCAcggggaggagaaggagagagaacaCCGTTCTACGTCTCAAATTAGAGACAGCTGGCACAgccgtgttttttttaatggctaaTATCAAATACATGTGAAAGAACACAGGTTATGGAGGTCATCCTCTCTCCCACCAGGCTGTCTTCCATCCTTCCTACTCCACAGCCTGTTGGAAGTTTTGAAGTAAACCtcacaaaagaaaatagatCATTTGCTGTTTGCCTcctaaaacaatcaaaactcCTCAGTTAGGGTTATGACAAGACTTTGATCATGAATACAATAATCTGACAATAACTGTTGATTTGGTCACAAAGCCGTGTTCAAGACAGGACCACAAGATTAGCAAataatgcttaaaaaaatattttcagtaaaaCACCTTGTTGACCCCCCTATCCTGTCTGTAGCCCTCACCCCAAACCCACCGACATGGCAAGTTCTTTTGTTAAGGATTAGTGTTTTCCTAAACATCTGGCCTTTCTATTTCTTAGCAGAAGATGTGCGTTTGATGGACTATTTTCAGCGGTGTATTAATTTGGTGCTGTAGTGAGTATTTCCTGCAGCAGGTAGTGTATGTTTTCATGAAGGTACATGTCACCAGTGCAAAAGTGTGGCTCagtgaggtttaaaaaaaaaaaagtttttaaacaaCAATGGAGATCTATGGCTctaaagcttgatttatggtCCGTTGTTAGGAAGGTATGTTGGTAGGTACGGTTGGAGGTACGGTCGGAGGTACATTGGTAGGTATGGTTGTAGCCTTGAAaagttgaagtaataataataatagtgataacataaagtaacaattcaatctacacagctctataaagaaggaaatatctctCCATTCCCGTTCTGCCGTTACAAACCTTGTCTCCATCTTTTCCAGTTGAAGACAGAAAAGTAGGTACATTGGTAGGTACAGTTGTAGGTACGTTTTAGGTACATTGGTAGGTACGGTTGTAGGTACATTGGTAGGTACGGTTGTAGGTACATTGGTAGGTACGGTTGGAGGTACATTGGTAGGTATGGTTGGAGGTACATTGGTAGGTACTGTTGTAGATACAGTTGTAGGTACATCGGTAGGTACGGTTGTAGGTACGGTTGTAGGTACATTGGTAGGTATGGTTGTAGGTACGGTTGTAGGTACATTGGTAGGTACTGTTGTAGATACGGTTGTAGGTACATCGGTAGGTATGGTTGTAGGTATGGTTGTAGGTACGGTTGTTGGTACATTGGTAGGTATGGTTGTAGGTACGGTTGTAGGTACATTGGTAGGTATGGTTGTAGGTACGGTTGTAGGTACATTTGTAGGTACGGTTGTAGGTGCGGTTGTAGGTACATTGGTAGGTACGGTTGTAGTTGCGGTTGTAGGTACATTGGTAGGTATTGTTGTAGATACGGTTGCAGGTACATCGGTAGGTATGGTTGTAGGTACGGTTGTAGGTACGGTTGTAGGTACATTGGTAGGTATGGTTGTAGGTACGGTTGTAGATACGGTTGTAGGTACATCGGTAGGTATGGTTGTAGGTACATTGGTACGGTTGTAGGTATGGTCATGGCTCTTAAGCTTGATTTATGGTCCATACTTACAAAATATGTCAGTAGGTACCTTCGGAAGTACTTTCCATAGGTTTGTTCATAGATATGTTTGTAGGTACAGTTGTAGGTTTTTTTGTAGATACGTTCCCTGGTTTGGTAACTTTACATCCCCCCAACTCATTTCCAGGTTCTCCTTCTCCGTGAACAATATGAAATCAAGAAGAGGGTCAACTCTCCTGCAGcggtcagaaagcacagaggaGACACTTTCTCTCTCCGTGTACACCTCCAGAGTCCgtactcgctccgaagctaaccccatcactctctctctcgctctaccaaacacacacacacacacacacacacactcaccgtTGGtgaaacatccagaaatcaaaCATCAGTAACATATTCATGGCTTCTGAGAGGCCCCGGAAACTAATTGCTCCAAATTCCATTTGACAGCTCAATTCTTCTAGTCCTGCTCACGTGTGGCTCTCAGCAGAGAAATGTTcatcactttggtccagactgaaatatctcaacaagaATACCATGGATTTCCCTGACAATGTTCCACTCATCTCTTCTGCCATGAATAATAATCCTGATGAGTCCCGATGTCTCGTGTAGACTAGCAGAAACCTGTGAAAGACACGCTGCGTCTTTTGCAGACCAGAAAAGCTCTTAACAATACCCCAGCATAATGAGCAGGGGCAATTCTAGGATCAGAGCTTTAGGGGTGCTTGCACCCTTTGAACGAAATTATTTAACGTCATTCGACTGAGCTAACTTTGCATTTCAACGTCATTTTGATCCATCATGGCGGAGGAAACACCGAATAAGGGAACTAGAAAGACACCAATAATTCAGAGAATACTTCAATGCTGAGCCCCAGGGCCATTACTACAAAGGCAATGTAACAAATGAAATCAGATATCCATCTATGGAAAAGCAGACATTTCCAAAAGGCAGAATAAATAACAAGAAATTCATGCAATTTTGACTAATTGCTGACAAGAACTATCTAGGCTTTATAATCTGGTTAAATTTGACTATGTGGTAATGTTCCTAGAGCAGAACTCCTTAGCTCACAATAGATTAACatagaccttttttttaattatttgtatgGGTGCTGGGATATATTTGAATTGTAATATAAGatatttcttctattttatcCATTCCCCGTGGAGCTTTTGTTACTCGCATTGTGATTCTCCTTGAGATGGTTTTAGTCAACAGTAATAATGATGACACATGCCAGAAGAGCCTGTCATAAGCACAGTGCAGATTTAATAGATCCAGCGTATCGTCACATTGTCCGGGGTGTGATCTTGTGTCCGGGGTATGATGTGGTCAGGTATTGGTAGGGGTGCAGATTCAATTATTGGCAAATTATCAAAGACGTTATGAtcaaatatgtcaacaaaaactAAGCTAAACAGCTGATCCTTCACGGAGATAAACCCAGCTCCGTCGGGGCACACAGGACCGCGGGGTGGGGTTCTCCTCACGTCCCTTGCGGTCTTGTCCTGTCCTGTTTGGTGGCCGATCCGAACCACACAGTGATGGATGTGCAGGGAACAGACTGGATGATGGTGTCCATTTGTTTCAGCAGCTCCTGAGGCAGGTTGAACTTCCTGAGCTGGCGCGGGAAACCAATCCTCTGCATGGAAGGacattttttgcacattttttgtaattaatttcAGACACGTGGTCTATACTTTAAGCTCTGACTCACTGATTTCTCCATGTGCGTTATATTAATTAAAGCCAATGGTTGCATTGCAATATACACCGGATTTTGAGGGGACACTGCAGGCTGACTCTGACACTCgatgaaatataaataatggaAACAGCTGACTGTTTTCACACTGCCGCACCATTTCCCTGTCTAAACGCAGCTTAACAGGTTGACtgctcattcattcattcatatttattatacaggaaagttaaaagtgacattacattacaatgtaaaTGGGCCTGACTccgtttaaaaactggttttcagccggttcctgttctgcagaaacataaaacatggtacAGCATGTCGGGACagacatttgtacaggacatcgATATGGACTAGACAAATTTAGACGACTGAAACAACAATACACtaagacatttatacaagacaACAGCTGGGCTGGACAAATATGGACAGTGCAAACAACATGAGCAgttaatgtgtgcaagtgtaactgttaagaaggagctgtttggattcctttttgaaatatgtgatggaTGATAGTGTTCTGATGTGATGCAGAATGGCATTCCAGATCTtgatgtatgtataaaaaaacaactctgaccaaagttgtttttgtatggagGAACCAGAATAAGTGCCTGAGACTGACCCAGTGAGGCGTCCTGGTCTCACGTGTGTTGGAATAAGTGCAGAAAGTCCTGGTAAGGTGGCATTTAGAATCTGaaaatacaaatgcaaatgCGTGGCTGTTTATAAAGTTGTTGTAAGTCAAAGCCTTAGAAGGTGCAAGTGCAATGCAATAGTGAGAGCACTTTGGAAGGTTTCTGAGGGTCTTGAGAGCTTGATGGTGTAGTCGTGCTATTGGTTCAGTGATTTCCTTTGTGGTAAGTGACCAAATAGGAAGACAGTAGGGCATAGTGTAAAACACAGTTACATGTAAATAGGtttcagaaacagaagaagaaagatatgATCTGATCTTGTTATAAACATAAAGTTTCTGATTCAACTTTTTGGTTAAGTTCGACAAGTGTTCCCGGGATGTAAGGGGCGAATCAAGTAGCACAACAAGATATTTCTAAGTCTTTGTGACGACAAGTTTTTGGTTAGCAAAAGTAATAGattcagtaaaagaaaaataattctgGGTGAGCGAAAATACAAAAATTCAGTTTTCTGAACATGGATGGTTAAATGGTTATTTTTTATCCAGTCCTGTAGAAGCTGAGGATCATTATGCACAGCACGTCAGTGTTGTCTGTAGTATCTACTGACCTGGGACTCGAATCAGGTTCTGTTCAAATCAATCACTGTTGATGAGCCAATACAAAGGGTTAATGATTTCCTTTTGAGTGAAAGGAACTTTGAAAggaatgtttttgtgaaaaagtgatgaatggTTAAAGATGCATGTGATGTTATCCAAAAATGGGACCTTTACCATGGCCAGGTAGCAAACCTGTATGTGACTTAAACATCTCCTTCAAACACTGCTTCTGAGCCTTGTAAAGGCAGAGTGTGTATATCTTGTGAATTGGCCCTGAATCTTTgatataacacattttataatCAGGAAACAGTATCAAGCGGCTTCCTTATCCAGCATTGCTGTTCAGACACCACACGTCCTCAGGCTCTTTTAGCTGTCCCACTGATGCGGACTGTGCCAAGTCCAACCCAACCGTGCCCTGGCCCACCTTTTTCAAGGGCGCCAGGACACGGTTTAGCGTACTGTGCCCGGGCATGACACAGAGTGATCACACTAACTGGACTTTGGGGTCAAATGtgcacaggcacggctttactgGGACActtatttttctctgtgtggggTGCCTTTGGGCCGCCGGGGTGTGTAACCCCCAACCAAACAGCATTTTCATTCTCCACTGCCCCCTTTGCCCCTCAGTCCGTAGTGAGTTGGAtggggaaccagagggtcgctggttcaagtccccatacggaccaaagtatggtggtggactggtagctggagaggtgccggttcacctcctgggcactgccgaggtgctcttgagcagggcactgaacccccaactccTTGGGGGGCCTTTCCATGGGAACCCCCCCACTCGGCCATTTCTCCTTTAGTGCATTTATAGatactgaacatgtgtgtgtaactcaggcctgtgtgtagtgtgtgtaatgaaaacaacagagtgatcccttgcgggattaataaaggaaatattatttcttttactgttgttggtgctgctcccatggagtgtgtgtttattggtgCCGACTACCCATTTGACACTTGATAAGTGGGAACATTGTTCATGAATGCTTATCATTATGTTTAGTCAACAACCAGTTCAGACCGGAATTCTAATAAATGGTAGATGCTTTTGCAGGATGCGTACACTGTATCCATAGAGACCATCCACATCATTAGATTCCCATAGGCAGGGAAAACCCTGAGTGCAGAGCTTCTTCCTCAGACCTCTGACTACACCTGGTCTACAAGTCTTGGTTTGTTCATTTCCTGCTACCCTAGATGGttatccctcctgttgtcttcgggtcaactttgaccccttttcaaaaggtttctatatcagaaatttagATTTCTTTAAGAAAACTGTCCataaaagtaacgtggatggtttcTTACAACGCTCcttacaagttaaataaataatcagtttacttctttcatttactttgggtgttttttgtcactttaatagcatttggagaacttgtgactaatgtaaaaaaaaaatgaaaaaaatgaaaagaaaaaaagcttaaaaaatttGGGAAACccacaaaaaatttaaaaagctcagaaaaagtcaaaaacatcgggggaaagacacaaaaggctCGAAAAAGACCACCATAATGTagataaaaggtttttaattttaaattttgactcaaaaaaacaaaaatttgcaAGTcagcgggaagacaacacaagggttaaaacggATCACTCCTCGCTCATAGCTTGTTTAGAGGGCTGAAAAGGGACCAGGTCTGAAAACACCCTGAGGGGGCTTTGACCCCAGCATCGCTGAGTCCAGTAGAATAGTGTTAGAGTTGGTGGATATCAGCTATCACACCCGAATGTGCACCAGAAGCGGTATGCATACTCCAAAAGTCGGAGCTAAATGTCGCCTGTAGTCAGATGTGCTGTGTTGCCATCAGCGATGCGGCTGAACatgcaaactgtagcagcttgcagtGTTTCTCCGACAGAGATAGACAGCAGCAGCGCTCGCCCTGTACTCGCGTTTCCGTGGTCTAACCAGCCGTCGCTAGAGTTGGAGAGAGACGCCGGCAGAGCGGAAACAAGTCTCGGTGAGCAGAGCAATGGAGCAATGTCtcaacatttaaaggaaatgagCTGGTTTAACCTTAGAGATATATAGTCCAGAACACAGGGCCTTCTACCTGTTTTTTCTCTTGTCAAGACACACATAAGTGACCAAAAAGCAATAAAAGTGACGCATTTTGGCATGCTTGGGTTCTTCTCTGCGTGATAAAACCAATCCATTGGTAACGCTCCAAGTTTATATACTCATCCACTGATTCAGAAGCCCTAAGATATATCTCCATAATGGTGCTGATCTTATAGCATTAGGATGCAATTGCCCACCGTTGGTGTCACCTGCAGCTGTAAGACTGCTTCAGACCTCTTGCATAAGTTATCAGACAAGGATTATGTTTTATTGGGAGATTTAAATTGGGACTGGCTCTCGGCGTCCTCAAAGGCACTTAAGGACCTCTGCAACGCTCCAAATCTGTCGCAATTGATTATCTCCAACTCAGAAAACTCACATGAGTCTCCATTGCTTGATGCTATTCTTGCATATTTTCCACATAAATACTCTGCAGTTGGAATACTTAGTAATATCAGTGACCAACACCTGTGTTGCAAACGACCAAACCTTTTTGATACATAGGGACTGTGAAATTGCAGATGTTAACGTGGCCTGTATTATTTGAGCGTGTATTATTTTACAACCTTCTAGGCTCTAAATGATAAACATGCACCTCAGAATTGGTCTGAAAGTGGCTAAAATTGGTATTTTTGCTTATTGGGATGTCATTTCCTGGAGTACCTTCAAACGCTTTATCCCAAAAATCAGTACAACCTAAGCTTAAAGGTTATGGAAGTCACCAAACagaaatatttcataatgtgtcaggttcaattctgtgcaataacccagcaCCACTGTCTCTAATCAGCATCATcacctgttcactggttccacttattatttattcatcattatctatttcagaactgttcatgcTGTTCATATGGTAATATACTACTTAAATAATAACATAGTACTTATTTATTCCGGcactttgcactatgctccataattaaaataattatttatcatataaataatttactcctgcattcTTTGCACTCTTCATCGCACTATTGTCTCAACTTGTCtctattgtttctgtttatagtgtgtatatatatattaatgtgtatattttGGTTGTTTAGTatgagtaagcacattgtgagccaTATGCTCTAAAGCAAAATTCCTCTTATGTGTCCTCATacttggcaaataaagctgattcagatcttaaagtgttaaaatgttgtcattaataaaacaaattagatgttttcatcattatttactaaatgaaacacaaaacatatgtagaaacacaaacacagagcatGAAGGCGTTTTGATTTTTAATCTGCAATAGAAATGCAAACTGCCAGCTAATTTAAACTGGACGTTATGTAacgtgatgacatcatcaggggcGTTCAACATAACAACGTGAATGCCAGCAGGCTTGGttttatgctgtttttattgtagACTGATTCAAACAGGATCATGGAAACAATCTCCTGAATGCTGCTCAAATAGAATTAGGTAATATCAGCTTGACCACTTGattaatatggcttttttattgctatttattattgtatttggATTAATCTTCTGCCGTTGTCACTGCTGCAAAGCCAAGTTAGCCAGTTTGTATTACCAGCAGCCAAGGTTACAAGAATTATGCCAAATTCCGAGATTCCTGGCAAAATCCTGgtaacatactatgctatttgtatttataatttacaCCACAcattttggtctgttttatAGGTTAATCAGTTACAGTATAGTTGATATAGTTAAAAATCAATGGTTACATTTCttaataatgtaattttgatTCTACCATTGGACTGTTCTATGGACTCTGTGCATGTGACACCTGTTGCATTTCTGTTGGTCCTGTACATAACTTAACAAtgaattgctaacattagcatgcatCAAAATGGttacataaaaatatacatagcAGTTATGTTTGCCGTTGTTGCACATACGTCAGGGACCACCAACACTTTTAATCATCATCCTGTGGAGAACATGTATGGAAACNNNNNNNNNNCCTCATGACTTAAGCATGAGGGTGACAATGCGTTAAGTCTGCTTAAGCAGACTTAACGCATTGTTAATTTTGGGAACGGATTCTAGTGAAAATGGAGAAAGGCAGCCTTTTCATAATGAAACATGTCTGTTTAACTGCAATCCGTTACAACACTTCATTCTGAATGAGAAGATGTCAACCTGCTGATAACGCTACATGAAAATTCATCACCAGTCATAAGGATCattatgtgtgaaaaaaaactgtgttaatCCATCCAACATCCTTGCAGATGTTCAACCACGGTATATGCCCACTTGATAATTGATAattgaatacaaaataattacTTGCTGTCAGAATCACTCAGATGTCTCTAGATAATTGAATCCATAACACGTTTGCTGAGATATTTCATCATTGTCCTCCATCCGTCAAAAAATGGCCTTACATTTCCATGGGGTAAAAACAATTCTGATGCTAATATGTGTAGATCCCATCATAGTTAAAAGTAAGTTAAtataatttctatttttcattcacaatttttttgGAGAATAATGAATACATTGCATACATTACCCTTTGAAAACCAGGCGCTGTAATTATAACAGTATGGATCTCTGGGTGTCATATTTACCATGTCAGTTCATAACTAGCTTTAAAAATTCAGATTTAGTGGGCTACAGCTGTTATTCCTTTTCACTATGTTTCAGATATCAACACACAAATAAGGATGGGATTTGGTATCGGCAGACACTAAATATTTAAGGGCTTGGATAAGGATTGGGCCAGAAATAATTGACTGGGACATCCTTACTGAAAAATAAGGGCTCCTGTCAAATGAGCAACAACCATATCAAGCTAGCATGCAAATGTAAAGGACCtgggacaaagagaaaaacaaataatattccACCATCGATTAAATTTAAggttctgtctttctgtttgatCTTAATTCAGGTCTCAACGCAGCATGAGGACATCTGATCCCGCGGCAGGATCTCCAGTCAGCAGACAGTGAAGACTAGTCGCCACTATGCGATGTGTGTAAGGGACCAGTGGCGGGGTTGTGGACCCAGGCGGGATGCCGCGGCTGACGGCTGGTCAGTATGACTTTGCTGGACTTGTGGTTGTCGCGCTCTATCCCCATGTGCCTGCTCCTACAGAGCCTTGTCCTCATGGCCCTGTGCTTCCCCTCGGCCAGCATGTGTCCAAAGGGCTGCATCTGCCAACGTGACCCCCACCTCCACGGCCTCAACGTTACCTGCAGTCAGTCCCGCCTCAAAGAGATCCCATCCAGTCTTCCGGTCGACACCGTCCTGCTGAGGCTGGAGCACAACCAAATAGGTGCAGTGCCCGATCAAGCCTTCCACGGCCTCCGGCTTTTGAGGGAGCTCAACCTTTCATACAATGCGGTGGAAACATTAGGGGAAGGTGCCTTCAGCGGCATAGAGGCGACGTTACAGGTGCTGGACCTCTCCCACAACCGCATCACTAGCGTACACAAGGATGCCTTCGCTCGGCTCAAGGCCCGCGTCATTGTGGACGATAACCCCTGGCATTGTGACTGCGCCCTCCAGCAAGCCATTGGCGGAATGGCCCACAACCACGAGGCAGCCGCCAGGGTCCTCTGCAGGAGCTCGGAACTTCGTGA
The genomic region above belongs to Etheostoma cragini isolate CJK2018 chromosome 14, CSU_Ecrag_1.0, whole genome shotgun sequence and contains:
- the lrrc3b gene encoding leucine-rich repeat-containing protein 3B, with the translated sequence MTLLDLWLSRSIPMCLLLQSLVLMALCFPSASMCPKGCICQRDPHLHGLNVTCSQSRLKEIPSSLPVDTVLLRLEHNQIGAVPDQAFHGLRLLRELNLSYNAVETLGEGAFSGIEATLQVLDLSHNRITSVHKDAFARLKARVIVDDNPWHCDCALQQAIGGMAHNHEAAARVLCRSSELRDQEGRPFLAVDTDLCTLAKRTTDYAMLVTMFGWFAMVISYVVYYVRQNQEDARRHLEYLKSLPSKPKKPDEADDISTVV